In Lolium rigidum isolate FL_2022 chromosome 7, APGP_CSIRO_Lrig_0.1, whole genome shotgun sequence, the DNA window TAAAAGGTGGAAGATGTGATGTTAGTGTTCCTTTTTTTGCGACGGTTAGTGTTCcttatctataatttttttatcattaaagTATGCCATTTAAGAAACTAGTTGACGCAATGTAACCACTTGACCAATAATTAACCCTTAAAAGGATGACCTACATGACATGATGTCAATTTTGCAAGGTATATCCAATCTAGTAAGGGCCACCCTGCATGTGATGGTTAACAAAAATCTCATCTGGCTTCCACTTTTGGTGGCTCAGTGCACTCATGAAGGATGTACCGGTAAAGAAATAAAAAACTCCGCCATGATGAAGGGAAACTTACATTCCATCTCGATGATTCATACATAACAATAATCGAAGTCTTTTTTCTCCAAGCATGCAATTTGTGGTAGACTACATATGAAACCCAACGGAAACATAACAAAACCAAAACAAGGAGAGATaaaaaaagaacaaataaactaagaTTCCAGTACATGGATCGCTGATTTCCATGCTATCTTATCAAGAGACAAATCTAGGGACATTCCAGTTTCTCAAGTCTCTTTTTTACCAACCTCTGCTCATGTCAACTTTAGTTGTCCTTGCAAAAACATGTGAATAATGACACATTATGTACTTTCTTCCTCGTATGAAGCTCAATCGATATCATATAGTGTGCGTTTACGCTTTCCGAATACTCAGATCATCTCCAAACAAATAGAATTAGGTTCGAGTTTTAGCAATTGATTGTACATTGATTATTTAATTCTACATTGCAAAGCCTATAGTTGCTTAAACCTATTTTGTACCTGGTAGTAAGTTGTGACTTGCGATGGTGGATGCAAATGCTTTGTTAAAATGCAGCAATCTTAAATATGTTGCACCATGAACTTCGATTTGTATGATCAATATATTTTATCAGTGAGCTACTTCACTGAAGGAGGGGACACTAAAACACACACATGGGTACATATGAGGCTTTTACTGTTGAACCTTCTACATTTTGAATGAAATGACATGCATGGGAATTCTATGTTTTGTCAAAAAGAAATATGCCCATGTGCTCCCGGAAGCATTGAACTTCATGAAATTACCCATCGCAAGGTTGTTGCGCTACAAAGTGTCAACCTTGAATGTAATAATGGTGATATATAAGTGTGACAAGGGGATCAAACAACATCATGATTTCACAAAGAAGCCATTCTACATATGTGATGTCCAACAAGGTCTATAACTTAGAACGTTGCTAGGTTCATATCACTACGTCATCACACACCAAAGGCAATGTACATAGAGTTGGTAAAAAAAATCCTGCAATGCAACATCATAGGATTTGGAAGCGTCAGAATTTGCGATAAGATCAGTGTAGATTCGTAAATGGAGCAAGAACAttgcaatggtgagatgaagatgGACTCTTCTTCTAGATGTGGCTCACATGCTAGTACCTGGAGTCCTGTATGCATAGGATCAAGAGAGGATTACCAATACAGGAAGTTACACGAAGATTAAGTCGCTAGAATACCAAAACGTGTCACTATCAGAAGCTCATACTTGACAATTCATGCTAATTGTTCATCACTGTGTAAACCTCTCCCATGTAATAATTTTTATATGAAGAAAAAAATATTAGCAACTGTAATGAGAAGACGAAACCAGTCTCTAGTTAATTATCGCCTTTTGCACCGTGCTAGTGTGTGCTCAATTGCGAtttttaacctctcacatgaaaactCGGTTGGTTGTGGCACAAAAGATTTTGTTAAACAAATTTGAAAAACTTAAAAGACATTGTGGTTCAATTTCGATTAAGAAGTATGATTATTAGAACATAGTATTATCATGTACCAAAAAAAATCAGCTCCCCTTCACTTTAACATTTTTCTGTTTCTATAAGATTTAAATGACTTTTACGAACTACAGTAGAGTACCGTACTtgcacttttttttaaaaaaaagtgcaAGTAAACGAGCCTACTAGAAGCCGTAAAAATAACGTCTGGCCAGGGAACGCGCTCCCAGCCGTTGGTTGGCGATCTCGTCCTCGCCTGCCCCAGGCTGCGTCGCGTCTCCGCCGTTGCCATCTCTGAACGCGCGCGCGCACGAGTCCGGAAGACGACGCCACACACACTCGCcgtgggcccccacctggctcggcGTCTATCTCTTCTCCCCCATCCCCATGCACTGCACTGACTGCACTGTATCTGTATCTGTACCCGCGCCAGCTTCCACCTCCGCCGCACACGTCCTCGCTTCCCAATTAATATCTTCATTCAATCACTCCTCACTCGCCGCAGCATTCCTCTCACGCACGGTGCTGGGTCGACTGAGATCTGGGCGGCGGGCTCCTACTTAGGATGGCGTCGTTCGCGGTGTCCGGCGCGACGCTGGGAGTCGTGCGGGCCGGGGGCGGAGGGGCGTCGTCGGCGCGATCCGGCGCCGAGCGGAGGGCCGGGGTGCTggactcgccgccgccgccgccactcttcAGGAAGAAGGACTCCTCCTCGCGTACGTCACAatctcgcccccccccccccccacccctctctctccctctcacctGTTCGGTCCCTCGGTTGATTTCGATCAAAACGAGTTGGGCGAAGCGATCGTGCTTTCTGAATCGTGATCACCTGTAAATAAAATTCCTCAGTGTCACCATTTCTACGATCACTCTCTCATTTCCATGATATTTTCACCCTCTGTTCCCCACCCCCCGTTTTTTTCCCTTCCTGGCACTGGAAGCTGGGGGTATTGTTTCTCACTGTTGGCGTCATCGTCTTTGCCGCATTTACAGGCGCCGTTCTGAGCTGCGCGGGCGCTACTGGCAAGGTGCTGGTGCCTGGCGGTGGGAGTGACGACTTGCTGACCACCGACGAGCCCGCCGCGGCCGGTCCAGCGCagcctgaagaagaagaagaatcacAGGTAGGTACTCGCATTTGCGCCAGAAAATCCCCATATCACCGCGACTCACACTTCACGCGACACCGTCACCGACTCGCCGAGACACTCAGGTTTCGTGCTTCTTAGTATAGCAGCATTGTGCTGCAAATGCTCTGTGCATTTTGTTACCTGTGGTCCTGCGCTGACTCTTGGTTATGGTGCACTGAAAACTTACCGGGATGTGCCATCTTCCAAGGAATTCACAAATGAATGAACTTTTTTTGTCTGTGTGGAAAGCACTGTTTGATTTTGTTAGTCCATGGTCCGTGGCACAATCGTCCCTTATGTTTATCATGCTGTAGACGCCCGAAGATATGGAGCAAACGGCTGAAGCAAACACAGCAGGTGGGGCTGCAGACGAACTTGAACCTTCAGAACCGACTCAGGGTATTGTGGAAACAGTCACTGATGCTGTAACTAAAGGAGTTGAAGAGTTGGTCGTGGAGGAGAAACCACGAGTTATCCCGAAACCAGGAGATGGGCAGAAGATATACAAGATCGACCCAATGCTGGAAGATTTCCGCAGCCACCTTGACTACCGGTAATGCCTACTAGCTGCTTTCGTTCATTTTGAATTAAGGTCCTTCCAGCTTGCAAATTTGGGGAGCAACTAGGGACCGCTATTTTTAATATTCTTTCCGTCAAGGTCTGAGTGTTGACTAGGAATTACTCGTAATGTGTCTCTGATCATTACAGTTACTGAGTGGCAAGCTGATGAAAATGTGCTAGGTAGGTTATAGATTATAATACTGCGCTAATTCCTCTACCACTAAcctgaaaaaaaaaatccaccaGTTGGGCAACTTAGTTTCTTTGCTTTTGTTGGGACAGCACACTGCTAACTTTGATTTTTTTGTGTGCTATGCCTTGGTGGTTTCAACAGATACAGCGAATACAAGAGAATACGTGCTGCTATTGACCAACATGAAGGTGGCTTGGATGCATTTTCTCGTGGTTATGAAAAACTTGGATTTACCCGCAAGTAAATTTGAAACCTCATTGCCTCGTTATTGTGAAAAGCCTTTACTAGTCTATCTGCACATGGAATTTGTAATTCCTATTTCCCCTTTTTTTTCCAGTGCTGAAGGTATTACATACCGAGAATGGGCTCCTGGAGCACAGGTACATTTTTGTAGTCTTAACAAATACCTTCCAAGCTATTGTCAATGGTCACTATTTCCCAACTAGTTTACTTATGAAATAGCTTATTGAAGTTACTGACCGGTTACATTCAGATTTATGAACTGACTCTTGCATCCTGTTACAGTCTGCAGCATTAGTAGGAGACTTCAACAATTGGAATTCAAATGCAGATACTATGACCAGGGTATGTCTACAGCTTTACAGTCTTCCACGTTTTCTTCATAACTATTGATGTATCCATTTGGATTTATTTTATCTGTTTTCACATTCATTCAAGTTGAGCCTCAAATATATCTTGTCAAAATCCTATTATTTTCATCGTATCTTAAGCTTAAGCCAAATAATTCTACTGAAACACGGTACTACTGTTACACTTTCACTTGACTGCCATATTCTTGAGTTTGAAAATGAGTCTATACTCTATAGTAAGGATGAATGAATGTGTGTAATTGAACGTTCCCGATTTTGAACAGAACCTTTTGCATTTGTATGCTTTTCCATATAAAATATTTGATTACATGACATGAGCAGGTTTGATTTATAGCACATGAACTTTTCTGTACTGTTAGTGAAGGTTTGCTCCTATTGATGTCGATGTATGGTAATGATATTTTCAGAATGAATATGGTGTTTGGGAGATTTTCCTCCCTAACAATACTGATGGATCGCCAGCTATTCCTCATGGCTCGCGTGTAAAGGTGGGGCCAGCCAATTATTAAATTGAGGATGTGAGCATTTTCAAGTCAGCCTACTTATGATCCTTTTCCTCTCtgttttctagatacggatggaTACACCATCTGGCGTGAAGGATTCGATTTCTGCTTGGATCAAGTTCTCTGTGCAGGCTCCAGGTGAAATACCATATAATGGCATATATTATGATCCACCTGAAGAGGTATGCACCCATCTACCTATTTTACATTATTAAATTAACTTTCTAGTGTTGCAATTTTTTAATATCAACTGCATGTCTTACTGACATGCGAATAAAGAAAATATTGAACTTGGAAGTGACATATGCATTAATTTCACCTTCTGAGGTGTAACCAACAAAAGTGATGTGAGTATGCAGTGTTGTGGCTTAAGCCTCTTATAGCTCTGTAATATGTTCACTTTTTGTTGGAATATTCCATTTTGACCCCTTGTGACTATTTACTAAGGGTTTCTTACATGCAAATGCAGGAGAAATTTGTATTCCAACATCCTCAACCTAAACAACCAAAGTCACTCAGGATATACGAATCACACATTGGAATGAGCAGCCCGGTATGCCACAAGTTACTTTACCTGTTTCTGGTCTGATGGTTTATTGCGtagagttttattttattttaattatatTATGTATAGATTACACATTGCATTCATGTGGCAAACTCAAATGCTTCGAATCTCTTCATATTGGCAAATTCAAAACTCTACTTCCTCTTTGTCTGGTATCTCTTCTGCATTTTTGTACAATTTCCATTGCATTTGGAGGTAGTGGGCATGTGAATGTCAAATCTAGATATTTTCTTTCTACAACAtagttatatatatatgaatACCATTATCTTTTTAATTGCATGATAGTATATAATCATGTTACTAGCTTAAGACTAAGACAGGCTTTCCATTTAAGAAGTAAAAAATATCGTATTACAACATCTTTAGCAAGCCATTTCTTAGATTATTAAATAAGGGGAGAGAAAGAACAAGCTCATGGGAAGGAACAAGCTCTCCGGTACATGGTTTTGTCACATTGTTACTAAGATCCACCAATAGATTATTGCTGGAACCCACTTTAAGAAACAACAATAGCCTTCGCGACAATTCATTTCTAGCTCCTCGGTATTAGCGATGGGTCATTTCCTGTATAAGAACATctatcttctctctcctttattttCCTCCCCATCATAAAAAAATTCTCGTGTCAACCCCTAAGAAATGTCTAACATGGACTACCGGACATGCTCTTATAAAATCATAGTTACTCATAGTAAGGATCTCCCCTACTGTTTCCCATAAAAAGGATATGGCTAATTATTTGTAACCTCCTTGTCAAATATTACTACTATTACTATATGCCATCATTACAATACTTGAGTATGAACTGAATATCTTAGTATGATCTTGTGCAGGAACCGAAGATAAATACATATGCTAATTTTAGGGATGAGGTGCTGCCAAGAATTAAAAAGCTTGGATACAATGCAGTGCAGATAATGGCAATCCAGGAGCACTCATATTATGCAAGCTTTGGGTATTcacacaaattttttttttcatttttttgtatgTGCCTCTTTGCCCGTTTGGAGCTTTAACATCCTAATGCTTTATGCATATAAAATATCTGGACATGTTTGTTTATTAGAAAAATATTACTACAACGTATAGTGTATCTGACTTTTATGATCATTTTGTATTGTTGGCTTATTCCAGGTACCACGTTACTAATTTTTTTGCGCCAAGTAGCCGTTTTGGGACTCCGGAGGACTTAAAATCCTTGATTGATAGAGCACACGAACTTGGTTTGCTTGTTCTTATGGATATTGTTCACAGGTACTTTAGTTCTTATTACATTTATCTGGTATTCTAAATGGCAGTGTCCTATTGACAATACTTCTCTGTTCTATGTAATTGTACTACATGGTTTCCTCAGATGTATTAAATCAACCAGATGTTAAATGTATTTGGTACCTCTGGTAAACTGATGCTCTGAACTTTGCGTTGTGATGGTGACACATTTTGATAGCATAGATGCGGACGGACAAGTTCAGATGCTATGAATAAATTAATTAGCTGGCCATGAACTTGTGCCGCTACATAGAATTTGCAAGTTAGAAAAAAATGACAGCAATGCCTCACTGTGTCAGCTTCGTAGTTGAATCATACCTTGCCCCTAAATATGCATCAAGCCATTCATTTGCCTCAGCCACTTGCTTCCATATTTATGTGTTTGCACTATGTTGATCTGATAATCTTAGCTTGCTTTTCCTTTGACTTAATTTGGTTGATTCTTCTGAGTTGCATGGCTTTACCAATGACTTCATGTATTCTGCAGTCACTCATCAAATAATACCCTGGATGGTTTGAATGGTTTCGATGGCACTGATACACATTACTTCCATGGTGGTCCACGTGGCCATCATTGGATGTGGGATTCTCGTCTGTTCAACTATGGGAGTTGGGAAGTATGTAGCAGTGACTTCTGTCGCCCTATTTAGTTAACTGATACTGTTAATCTTTTGTTACAGATGCCATTCTATTCTTATGCAGGTTTTAAGATTTTTGCTCTCAAATGCAAGATGGTGGCTTGAAGAATACAAGTTTGATGGATTTCGATTTGATGGGGTGACCTCCATGATGTATACTCACCATGGATTACAAGTAAGTTATCAAGTGAATCCAGTAGGGCACTGGAACAATTGATATGCATCATAGCTTGTATCATGATTATGACTTGTGCTATGTAGTCTTAGATAGTTCCCCAGTATTGCTTGTATGATTTTATCTGATGATATCATGGGAgtgattattattattattatttccttaatTTACTGTCTATGATTCTAGGTGACATTTACGGGGAACTATGGCGAGTATTTCGGATTTGCCACAGATGTTGATGCGGTAGTTTACTTAATGCTGGTCAACGATCTAATCCACGGACTTTATCCTGATGCTGTAGCCATTGGTGAAGATGTAAGTGCTTAGAGTATTTGCCCTGTTTAACCAGTTAATTTCATAGTTTTTCTTGGGGATTAGGTTGTTACTCTTTTTTATTAGTGGTAAATAAGCTTATATATCTGTTTCCATAAGAAAACTGGTTTGTGCCCTGTTTGATGATAATCACTTAAGCCTGGAAATTTGAAAAGTGCAACAGCATTCAAGCTTACAAGCATGTTGGTTGATGTTTGTAATTTATTTGACTGTGTTGCTTGTTTAGGTCTTTCAGTAAGTGTGACTGTGTGAGTATGTGGCTAATGTCACATGCTTTCATTACTACGTAGATTCCATAAATGCTATGGAAATGAGATACCCAAGGACACAAAAATATACATCCATGTGTTATCTACATGTATTTATAAGAGCAACATGGTTTAACTGAAATTCCTGCATGCAATGGAGTGTCACTGTATTTTGCTAGTTGTACACATGCACAAACCAGTTACTTGGAGCCTTCAACTCACAAGCAAATACAAGGATCCACTTCCGCCAGCATAAACAATTTAACATTTTAATCTGTGTAACTACGAAAAATTTCAGGTCAGCGGAATGCCTACATTTTGCATCCCTGTTCaagatggtggtgttggttttgaCTATCGCCTGCATATGGCTGTAGCAGATAAATGGATTGAACTCCTCAAGTAAGTGCAGAGATATTGGGGATTACATACACTCAATGATCTAGATACAGTTGCTAAACGAATAAAATATTTATGTAAATGGCTAGATAACTTTCCTGGTATCAGGTTGAACATGAGAATGCTTTACATATTAGTGCATAGCACGATGGCTAGATCATCAACATGGTTTAAATAGCACAACGCAAAAATGTAGCGGATAGTTTCTTATGCTGGGCATGGCACATACTTTACACCGCTATATTTTCATTAAATTGTAACTATTCATATCCTTACATGAGTACATTTCTATATAGGGTAGTAGGGCTATATATCATGGTCATTGACAGTGTTCACTTTTTAGTGTGTGTATGCACAGGTATTAGGTAATAAATTTAGCCAGATGAATTCGTTATTAGGTTTATAGAAGTAGTATAGAAGGTCATGCGTCGTATTTAATTTCAATTGTTACAAGGGCAGACGAGGGCTCCAATAAAAAACTCTATGACAATCCAGATATGCAGCCTATCAACTGAAGCTCTAATCTCTGTACTGGACACTGGTTGCCGTAGCTTGCTGTGGATCTGTACGGTTGTATCTGAACGTATATGCAATAACTACTTTGCAGCTGCCAGCCTGCCATGACCTGTCCTACAATTAGTTGCTCTGCTATTTTAATGTTAAATCATAATTTGATACAATGTCAATAATTAGATTTATTCATATTATTCAACCAACTCGGTGGATTTGAGAGATTTTCTGCCCTCTTTAGTAATGTTGTGCTCCTGGTGCTTTTCCCTGCTCTTAGAAAGCAGTTTCTGCTCTTTGGTTCACATATCTTTTCTGCGGGTTATTTGGGCATGCCCTTTGAAGCTGTCAACTGGTGGTACTTAGTACATTCTCTGTACTTTCCAAGTGTGCTGCAATAAAATTTAACATTTCTTTAACACAGGCAAAGTGATGAATCTTGGAAAATGGGAGATATTGTGCACACCCTAACAAATAGAAGGTGGTCAGAGAAGTGCGTCACTTACGCAGAAAGTCATGATCAAGCACTAGTCGGTGACAAGACTATTGCCTTCTGGTTGATGGATAAGGTACTAGATGTTACTTTTGGACCAAAAGAACTACATAATTGACCTTTTCTCATCAAATTACTGGTATTTTTTATCTTGTGATAGCGTTTAGCTGCCTCACTCATCACCAGCTATTTCGACATCTTTTACTTGAGCAAAAGATGCTGAAAACATATCTTCTGTTGACTTCTGAACTTCGAAAAAGTTtaaagttgcaaatttttgttctTATTTACTTAATTGTTTATTATTTTGATCTTGTAATCAAGATTAGCTACCTCACTCATCACCAACTATTTACCCATCCGTTACTTGAGTAAAGGTCGCTGAAAACATACTGTGTGGTGACTTGTGAACTTTGAAAGTTAATGTTGCAATTTTGTATtcttattttttatattttttatgacATCGTTCATTTGTTCACACCTTTCCTAAACCAGCCAAAAACACATGCTGCTGTGTGATTCCCCATCAGAATTTCTCGAGGAAATATTTTTTACTGGCTGAAATCAAACGAACCATGTActaaaattttaaatttattGATTTATAATCACCTGGTACTTTCTTAAACGATTACCATAGTGCCTCAAGGCTCAAGCAGTTTTGATCTCTCAGAAAACTGGACAAAGAAGACTATATTGCTTAGCCCTGTTGCCCCAAAGGAGTGGGTTGATTCATGTCCCAGCCTTGGTTTTAATACACCTTGGCTAGATATACTAAATAAACTACAGCAATGGGATATTATGTCATCACTACATCTACATGCTCCTTGATATTTTGATTATGGTGCCACCTTTGTAGCTACTGGCACCTGTCAGGAAATAATCAAGTAACAAAAAAAATCTGTTTCTAATGAGTTTTTTTGGACTCCAAAGTTAAGACAATTGTATTATGTACTTGCTTACTATTTTTTAGACCTGAGCAGTTGTATTTCAGGATGGTTGATGCTCGGTACTGTGATGTAAACTATTGATCCGACACAGAATGGCATGAACAGCTCAACCTCTCTTTGCAGGATATGTATGATTTCATGGCTCTGGACAGACCTTCAACACCTCGCATTGATCGTGGCATAGCATTACATAAAATGATTAGGCTTGTCACCATGGGTTTAGGGGGTGAAGGTTATCTTAACTTCATGGGAAATGAGTTTGGGCATCCTGGTCAGTGTTTACAGCATGATTACATTCGGCATGGTTGTGATTTGCTGTGGTTTTGAAGTTAACTTATATTTTACTTTGCAGAATGGATAGATTTTCCAAGAGGTCCGCAGGTTCTTCCAAACGGCTCAGTCCTCCCTGGAAATAACAATAGTTATGATAAATGCCGCCGTAGATTTGATCTTGTAAGTTTTAGGGTTGAATCATAATGTTGATCAATATTTCTTTTGTAGTTCTGTAGACGTCTAACATGGATACGTGTTAGCATGTTAATTATTAGAATATCATGGTTTTTTTCAGGGAGATGCGGATTTTCTTAGATATCATGGTATGCAAGAGTTCGATCAGGCAATGCATCATCTTGAAGAAAGATATGGGGTAATGTCATTGGTTTATCATTACTACTATTGCATCATAAGTTACAGTTAACTTCAATCTCTTCAAACGGTCAAACTATTACGTTCAAATACGAAAGTATATAATTGTTTCCAGTAATTACACAAAAACTGCTGTAAACCTCTTAGGAGGCATGTAACACTTTctaccttttcaatgaaatgaaacgaaaACTGCAAAAAAGGAGATGGAATCGCTTTTCACCAATTAAATCAGTTAGCTTAAGCGATTGCATACTGATACCTGTCCCAGCACTAACACTGTCACTGCAGTTCATGACATCTGAGCACCAGTATGTTTCACGGAAGCACGAGGAAGATAAGGTGATCATCTTTGAGAGAGGAGATTTGGTATTTGTTTTCAATTTCCACTGGAGCAATAGCTTTTTTGACTACCGTGTTGGTTGTTCCAAGCCTGGGAAGTACAAGGTATGCTTTTCTTTATTGTCCAGCTTTCATCACCATGGGTTGTGGGTTCTATAACTTTTATTTCCACATGGGTTGGATCTGTTGCTCATGTACTTGATTAACCATCATTATAAATCAAAGAATATTTCTAAGAAATTTAAATTTGTCACTCTAGATGTTGTAGTCGAAAGAAAGGTTCTTAACAGTCTTCTTCCTCAGTTGGGCTCACTCTTAATACTGAAACTATTTTCTGAATCTACCCCAACCATCATAGCTGTTTTAGAACAGCACATTTGAACAAGCAACTGGGCTTTGTTGGTTAAGTGACATTTTCTGCTATTGTTTTTATCAGGTGGCCTTAGACTCTGACGATGGACTCTTTGGTGGGTTCAGCAGGCTAGATCATGGCGTTGATTACTTCACAACCGTAAGTCTGGGCTCAAGCACCGTTGCATTCCTCTTTACTGAATTACTCACAGTTCTGAAAGTATTCTCCACTGGCTGATGACCTTGCAGGAACATCCGCATGACAACAGACCACGTTCTTTCTCCGTGTACGCTCCAAGCAGAACAGCGGTTGTGTATGCCCTTACAGAGTAGAACCAGCAGCAGTTTGTTACTTATGGAAACAACTCTAGAGAGCTTGTGGTGCGATGACACCTGTTTAATGCAACCAAGTTGAGGCTGCTCCGACGCTGTGATTTAGAGGGGCTTGTTCTTCTTCACTGGATCAATGAGAGATCACTGGGGTAGATAGCTTACTAGTCAGCTCTTGTTCTGGAGTGACTTGTGAAAGAAAATGGACGACCTGGGTGACGTTTTCTCGTGTCGTAGTGAACCCTATTTTGCACATTCCATGTGGTTTTTGTACATAGTGATAGGCCTTTGGTGCATCTTCTGGAATCAATTCGTTAAGCGgaaacattagagcatctccagtcgcgtccctcaaagcttTTTGGGGCGCGCTGGATATATTTTCGGTCCCAGTCGTGCGCCCCAAAGCCTCTTTCCGCTTGGCGCGgctcaatacggtgtccggcggttTGAGGCTGTCCTTGCTCCACAGGGGACACTCCAGACACGTCGGGCAGAGCTTCGCCGCCGCTTGATTTTCCGGCTGTCTCGACGGCGGGCATTGTCGTGACGGTTGGCTCCGTTGCTGTCATTTTCGTCGCCATCACTTTGCCAACGCGTCCCAGAAAGCGTCCCAGAAAGCGCAGGCAAATCCGCCCCTCCTCCGCGCACAGAATGTGTTCGGCGCATTGTCTGGTAGGCGCGATAGGTTGATGTTCGTTGCCTCCTCTGCCACGGATGAATTTTAACCATTTGTTTTGCTTCAGACATAGATAGCGATGACGAGATGATCGTCAGAATGTTGGAGGGAgatcaagccttcgacgacgagatttgggagcatttgtcgatcatcgcgtccctccagaacATGCTTGATGCCGAggcagagaagaggaagaggccgcgccacgGAGGTTcaaaggcgggaagaaagaagtcgaagccccgataGAGGATGGAGGGACATACCATGTTGCACAACGATTACTTCGGAGATGAAGCAACACATGCTGACAATTTCAGCCGCTgatataggatgagcaagggtttatTCATGAATATCGTCcatggcgttcgagagttcgacccctacttcaagccgaAGCACGACGTTGTTGGcattgtcgggttctcgtcgattcagaagtgcaccgctgcCATGAGGTTGCTTGCGtatggagcacctgccgatacacagaacGACTACCTTCGTACGAGTGAGTCTattccattgagtgcatgtacaagttttgccgagctgtggtgggaaagtttggaaaatactacttgagagggccaactgaagaagggactacaaggatcatggcacaaaatgcagcGAGGGGATTCCCtgagatgcttggaagca includes these proteins:
- the LOC124670791 gene encoding 1,4-alpha-glucan-branching enzyme 2, chloroplastic/amyloplastic-like, encoding MASFAVSGATLGVVRAGGGGASSARSGAERRAGVLDSPPPPPLFRKKDSSSRAVLSCAGATGKVLVPGGGSDDLLTTDEPAAAGPAQPEEEEESQTPEDMEQTAEANTAGGAADELEPSEPTQGIVETVTDAVTKGVEELVVEEKPRVIPKPGDGQKIYKIDPMLEDFRSHLDYRYSEYKRIRAAIDQHEGGLDAFSRGYEKLGFTRNAEGITYREWAPGAQSAALVGDFNNWNSNADTMTRNEYGVWEIFLPNNTDGSPAIPHGSRVKIRMDTPSGVKDSISAWIKFSVQAPGEIPYNGIYYDPPEEEKFVFQHPQPKQPKSLRIYESHIGMSSPEPKINTYANFRDEVLPRIKKLGYNAVQIMAIQEHSYYASFGYHVTNFFAPSSRFGTPEDLKSLIDRAHELGLLVLMDIVHSHSSNNTLDGLNGFDGTDTHYFHGGPRGHHWMWDSRLFNYGSWEVLRFLLSNARWWLEEYKFDGFRFDGVTSMMYTHHGLQVTFTGNYGEYFGFATDVDAVVYLMLVNDLIHGLYPDAVAIGEDVSGMPTFCIPVQDGGVGFDYRLHMAVADKWIELLKQSDESWKMGDIVHTLTNRRWSEKCVTYAESHDQALVGDKTIAFWLMDKDMYDFMALDRPSTPRIDRGIALHKMIRLVTMGLGGEGYLNFMGNEFGHPEWIDFPRGPQVLPNGSVLPGNNNSYDKCRRRFDLGDADFLRYHGMQEFDQAMHHLEERYGFMTSEHQYVSRKHEEDKVIIFERGDLVFVFNFHWSNSFFDYRVGCSKPGKYKVALDSDDGLFGGFSRLDHGVDYFTTEHPHDNRPRSFSVYAPSRTAVVYALTE